The proteins below are encoded in one region of Metabacillus dongyingensis:
- a CDS encoding GAF domain-containing protein, with the protein MFHVEKYGGKQEENYQLLIKQLKALLEGESDQIANLSNASALLNQFLHEVNWVGFYLYKDSELVLGPFQGLPACVRIPMGRGVCGTAAANQKTERIADVHSFPGHIACDAASQSEIVIPIVKDGQLFGVLDIDSPVKNRFSELDQEYLEKFTAALTDIL; encoded by the coding sequence ATGTTTCATGTCGAAAAGTACGGCGGCAAACAAGAAGAAAATTATCAGCTGCTTATTAAACAGCTGAAGGCTCTTTTAGAAGGAGAAAGCGATCAAATCGCCAATTTATCAAACGCTTCTGCATTATTGAATCAATTTTTGCACGAAGTGAACTGGGTCGGATTCTATTTATATAAAGACAGCGAGCTTGTATTAGGGCCATTCCAGGGTCTTCCTGCATGTGTCAGAATCCCTATGGGCAGAGGAGTTTGCGGAACAGCCGCAGCAAATCAAAAAACTGAGCGCATCGCAGACGTTCACTCTTTCCCGGGCCATATTGCATGTGATGCAGCATCACAGTCTGAAATCGTTATACCAATTGTAAAAGATGGGCAGCTGTTCGGTGTGCTTGATATCGACAGCCCTGTAAAAAACCGTTTCAGTGAACTGGATCAAGAATATTTAGAGAAATTTACAGCGGCACTGACTGATATTTTATAA
- the megL gene encoding methionine gamma-lyase, which yields MKKELSFETKVIHGQKQMNDPYNSLTPPLYQTATFVFDRAETGEKRFAGEEEGHIYSRLGNPTVQLAEQKIAALEEAEAALAFGSGMGAVSAVLMSMVKTGSHILCSKGIYGCTFGLLKMLEEKFGVTHSFSELTSIEEIEAAIKPETSCIYIETPINPTMQLIDLETVTAAAKSHELKVIVDNTFCSPYLQQPLLHGCDIVLHSATKYISGHGDVIGGFAAGKKEYIHQLAMTERKDIGAIMSPFDAWLLLRGLKTLPVRMDRHCENAGKIAERLLAHPSVEHVAYPFLGDPKQVALAEKQMKKGGGLITFTLKNHDKAGTQAFINSLELIKIAVSLGDAESLIQHPATMTHSVIPEYERKQMGIEDNLVRLSVGLENIEDIWEDLEQALERK from the coding sequence GGAACTCAGCTTTGAAACAAAGGTTATTCACGGACAAAAACAAATGAATGACCCATATAACAGTTTAACGCCTCCGCTTTATCAAACAGCGACATTCGTATTTGACCGTGCTGAAACTGGAGAAAAGCGTTTCGCAGGAGAAGAAGAAGGTCATATTTATTCTCGATTAGGAAATCCGACCGTACAATTAGCCGAACAGAAAATAGCAGCACTTGAAGAGGCTGAAGCAGCACTTGCTTTTGGATCCGGTATGGGAGCTGTTTCAGCTGTTCTCATGTCTATGGTCAAAACAGGTTCCCATATTCTTTGCTCTAAAGGAATCTATGGATGCACATTTGGATTGCTGAAAATGCTTGAAGAAAAATTCGGGGTCACGCATTCATTTTCAGAATTGACCAGTATAGAAGAAATAGAAGCTGCGATTAAACCGGAGACTTCATGCATTTATATTGAAACGCCAATTAATCCTACTATGCAGCTGATTGATCTGGAAACAGTTACCGCTGCTGCAAAGTCACACGAATTAAAAGTAATAGTTGATAATACGTTTTGTTCACCATATCTTCAGCAGCCTCTTTTGCACGGCTGCGACATTGTGCTGCACAGTGCAACAAAATATATTAGCGGCCATGGTGATGTAATCGGAGGTTTTGCTGCAGGAAAGAAAGAATACATTCACCAGCTTGCAATGACAGAAAGAAAAGATATCGGCGCCATTATGTCTCCATTTGATGCCTGGCTTTTGCTTAGAGGTTTGAAGACACTGCCTGTCCGAATGGATCGCCACTGTGAAAATGCGGGAAAAATTGCAGAAAGGCTCCTTGCTCATCCATCAGTTGAACATGTTGCCTATCCATTTTTGGGAGATCCGAAGCAGGTTGCTCTTGCTGAGAAACAAATGAAAAAAGGCGGCGGACTCATTACCTTTACACTTAAAAACCATGATAAAGCAGGAACTCAAGCTTTCATCAACTCGCTGGAGCTGATAAAGATTGCCGTTAGCCTTGGGGATGCAGAGTCCTTGATTCAGCACCCGGCAACTATGACACATTCGGTGATACCAGAGTATGAAAGAAAACAAATGGGGATTGAAGATAATCTAGTCCGGCTGTCGGTAGGTCTTGAAAACATCGAGGACATTTGGGAAGATCTAGAACAGGCACTAGAGAGAAAATAA
- the ezrA gene encoding septation ring formation regulator EzrA produces the protein MEVVIGLIVILLVLFSVGYVIRRNIYKEVDRLEALKIEIMNRSIVDELSKVKDLKMTGQAEELFERWRKEWDEIITAQLPEVEELLFDAEDYADKYRFTKSKKVLEHIEKTLKLVDESIEIIISEINELITSEEKNSTEIEDVRANVKKAKKKLLAHSHTFGKAHAKLDEMLGEIVESLKQFEAETEAGNYLTAREILLIQKEEILILLSKIDDIPKLLAECHTVIPNQLAELAEGYQEMLDNGFHLKHIQFETELLKMTKQLEEHMELLAETNTAEVKESLEEIQEAIDTFYDLLEKEVLAHHYVQAATSKIDQQISELLTKRTETQEEAELVRQSYQISEADLDKQRKLEKQINSLNKQFSHIQNNLQTEPLAHSILKEELEELEKHIASVKTEHQDFSDLLQALRKEEREARQALADARKQLHDSSRKIQKSNVPGLPESLAQLLQEAKQSISHVSRKLEEIPLDMIVVNSMLDEAAKNIDTFSKQAEEMIEQVYLAEKVIQYGNKYRRRNGTVADQLKEAELHFRKYEYSKSLEKAAAALEQVEPGSLSKLQIILDEDTKPSS, from the coding sequence ATGGAAGTCGTTATTGGACTTATTGTCATTTTGCTGGTTTTATTTAGTGTCGGCTACGTTATCAGAAGAAACATATACAAAGAAGTAGATCGTTTAGAAGCCTTGAAGATTGAGATTATGAACCGGTCGATTGTAGATGAACTTTCAAAAGTCAAAGATTTGAAAATGACAGGACAAGCAGAAGAATTATTTGAACGGTGGAGGAAGGAATGGGATGAGATTATTACTGCCCAGCTTCCTGAAGTGGAGGAGCTTCTGTTTGATGCAGAGGATTATGCTGATAAATACCGTTTTACTAAATCCAAAAAGGTTTTGGAACACATCGAAAAAACACTGAAGCTTGTTGATGAATCAATTGAAATCATCATATCTGAGATCAATGAGCTGATTACAAGCGAAGAAAAGAACAGCACAGAGATAGAGGACGTAAGGGCAAATGTGAAAAAAGCAAAAAAGAAGCTTCTTGCACACAGCCATACGTTTGGCAAAGCTCATGCAAAGCTTGATGAAATGCTAGGTGAGATTGTTGAATCTTTAAAACAATTTGAAGCAGAAACTGAGGCAGGCAACTATTTGACTGCAAGAGAGATTCTGCTCATTCAGAAAGAAGAGATTCTGATCCTGCTCTCTAAGATTGATGACATACCAAAACTTTTGGCAGAGTGTCACACCGTTATTCCGAATCAGCTTGCAGAGCTTGCTGAGGGCTATCAGGAAATGCTGGATAATGGCTTCCATTTAAAGCATATTCAGTTTGAAACAGAGCTTCTCAAAATGACGAAGCAGCTTGAAGAGCATATGGAGCTCCTAGCTGAAACTAATACAGCTGAAGTAAAAGAAAGCTTAGAAGAAATTCAGGAAGCAATTGACACATTCTATGATCTGCTGGAAAAAGAAGTTCTTGCCCATCATTATGTGCAAGCGGCAACAAGCAAGATTGATCAGCAGATTTCAGAGCTTCTCACTAAGCGTACAGAAACGCAGGAAGAAGCAGAACTTGTTAGACAGAGCTATCAGATTTCTGAAGCTGATTTGGATAAACAGAGAAAACTGGAAAAACAGATTAATTCTCTCAATAAGCAGTTCTCGCATATTCAAAATAACCTGCAGACAGAACCGCTTGCCCATTCTATTTTAAAAGAAGAGCTAGAAGAACTTGAGAAGCATATTGCTTCTGTCAAAACTGAGCATCAGGATTTCAGTGATCTGCTTCAGGCCCTCCGCAAGGAAGAACGCGAAGCAAGACAAGCATTGGCTGATGCAAGAAAGCAGCTTCACGACTCCAGCAGAAAAATCCAGAAAAGCAATGTGCCTGGACTGCCTGAGAGTCTTGCGCAGCTGCTTCAGGAAGCAAAGCAATCGATTTCTCATGTTTCACGCAAGCTTGAAGAGATTCCATTGGATATGATTGTGGTTAATTCAATGCTTGATGAGGCTGCAAAGAACATTGATACTTTCTCCAAACAGGCTGAGGAAATGATTGAACAAGTATATTTAGCTGAAAAAGTCATTCAATATGGCAATAAATACAGAAGAAGAAATGGAACAGTTGCTGATCAATTAAAAGAGGCCGAACTTCATTTCCGGAAATATGAATACAGCAAGTCGCTTGAAAAAGCAGCCGCAGCTCTCGAACAAGTTGAGCCAGGTTCACTTTCAAAGCTTCAGATCATTCTTGATGAAGACACAAAACCATCCTCATAA
- the refZ gene encoding forespore capture DNA-binding protein RefZ encodes MQPTVPNQTKEKIIEAAIALFNTQGFNGTSVREIAKKANVNVAHISYYFNGKGGLLEYLVSKYYEGYLSVIEEGYIRLSHETPKNCLLLLIQDILNYQHYNRQLARFVLREVTLDSTLIREVMTTYLTKEKYFLKAILEEGIKTGYFRKAPMVHILVQLKSLLNMPYLQTQYMTEVLYIQTHETYFVKQYFHEIEIWIDHLLCEPAQKEAIV; translated from the coding sequence ATGCAGCCGACCGTCCCCAATCAAACGAAAGAAAAGATCATTGAAGCAGCTATTGCATTATTCAACACACAGGGCTTTAATGGGACTTCTGTCAGGGAAATCGCCAAAAAAGCAAATGTTAATGTTGCTCACATCTCCTACTATTTTAATGGAAAGGGCGGCCTCTTGGAGTACCTCGTCTCCAAGTATTATGAAGGATACCTTTCTGTCATTGAAGAAGGCTATATTCGACTGAGCCATGAAACACCGAAAAATTGTCTTCTTCTCTTAATTCAGGACATTTTAAACTACCAGCATTATAATCGTCAACTTGCGAGGTTTGTGCTTAGAGAAGTTACCCTGGACTCAACTTTAATAAGAGAAGTCATGACCACGTATCTGACGAAGGAAAAGTATTTTTTAAAAGCCATTCTTGAAGAAGGCATTAAAACCGGCTATTTCCGCAAAGCGCCAATGGTGCACATTTTAGTGCAGCTAAAGAGCCTGCTGAACATGCCCTACCTTCAGACTCAATATATGACTGAAGTGCTTTATATACAAACACATGAAACCTATTTCGTAAAACAATACTTCCACGAAATTGAAATATGGATCGATCATTTGCTGTGCGAACCTGCACAGAAAGAAGCTATTGTTTAA
- the hisJ gene encoding histidinol-phosphatase HisJ, with amino-acid sequence MIKKDGHVHTPFCPHGTADSFEMYIEKALNIGLEEITFTEHAPLPDGFSDPVPDSDSAMSRRLLNDYFSQLLTVKEKYSKDIKVNIGFEIDYIEGFEQETQAFLDEYSKYVDDAVLSVHFLKIGDHYYCVDFHESAFPQMIEAAGSLKSLHKKYYETLLAAVKSKLGPHKPKRLGHLTLINKFQKRFPSDFDLKNMQYDLLLAIKEQNMELDFNVAGLRKDLCGAIYLDQWMINEAKKQNIPLIYGSDAHSAKDVGAHYSLFKEALF; translated from the coding sequence ATGATAAAAAAAGACGGACATGTCCATACGCCATTTTGCCCACATGGTACAGCAGACAGTTTTGAAATGTATATCGAAAAAGCTCTTAATATTGGATTGGAAGAAATAACATTTACTGAGCATGCTCCCCTGCCTGATGGTTTTTCCGACCCCGTTCCGGATTCAGACAGTGCAATGAGCAGGAGACTTTTAAATGACTATTTCTCACAACTGTTAACAGTAAAAGAAAAATACTCAAAAGATATTAAGGTTAACATTGGATTTGAAATTGATTATATTGAGGGATTTGAACAAGAGACACAGGCATTTCTGGATGAATACAGCAAGTATGTTGATGATGCTGTGCTTTCGGTTCACTTTTTAAAAATAGGAGACCATTATTATTGCGTGGATTTTCATGAGAGTGCGTTTCCTCAGATGATTGAAGCTGCAGGAAGCTTGAAATCACTTCATAAAAAATATTATGAAACCCTGCTTGCCGCAGTAAAATCGAAGCTTGGTCCACATAAACCGAAAAGGCTTGGGCATCTCACTCTCATCAATAAATTTCAAAAGCGGTTTCCTTCAGATTTTGATTTAAAGAACATGCAATATGATTTGCTGCTTGCTATTAAAGAACAGAACATGGAGCTTGATTTTAATGTAGCAGGATTAAGGAAAGATTTATGCGGTGCCATTTATCTTGATCAGTGGATGATTAACGAGGCAAAAAAACAAAACATCCCTCTCATATACGGGTCTGACGCCCATAGTGCAAAGGATGTTGGTGCACACTATTCCCTTTTTAAGGAGGCTCTTTTCTAA